One window of Candidatus Nitrospira kreftii genomic DNA carries:
- a CDS encoding hypothetical protein (conserved protein of unknown function) produces MNRTPSIMIIIITMFWLGLSTESGLCETGIATPVVAQATSSTDTTVSPVRTSSSQGEKLAAQMSKESSKEPTGAVPLIEKLSNAVSNEYIIGAEDVLDITVWRNPDLSRQVQVRPDGRISMPIIRDIVAVGKTPTQLADEMTVKFKEYVQNPVVAISLNQVNSSNIFLLGEVANPGKYPLKSKTTLLQGITIAGGFKETAARNQIVIFRFTETAPGMKRFTASYDDIVLRSGITDNFELKPGDTLVVPSESMVVFPGR; encoded by the coding sequence ATGAATCGCACCCCGAGCATCATGATCATCATCATCACCATGTTCTGGCTTGGGCTCAGCACCGAGTCAGGATTGTGTGAAACTGGGATCGCGACGCCGGTCGTCGCGCAAGCAACGTCTTCGACCGACACGACGGTATCCCCAGTGCGTACTTCGTCAAGTCAGGGCGAAAAGTTGGCAGCACAGATGAGCAAGGAGTCGAGCAAGGAACCGACCGGGGCAGTGCCGCTCATCGAGAAGCTTTCCAATGCGGTCAGCAACGAATACATCATTGGGGCCGAGGATGTATTGGACATTACGGTGTGGAGGAACCCGGATCTGTCGAGGCAAGTGCAAGTTCGCCCTGACGGGAGAATCTCTATGCCGATCATTCGTGACATTGTGGCGGTGGGAAAAACGCCCACGCAATTGGCCGATGAGATGACGGTTAAATTCAAAGAGTACGTGCAAAACCCCGTCGTGGCCATCAGTCTGAATCAGGTCAACAGCTCCAATATCTTTCTGCTCGGGGAGGTCGCGAATCCTGGGAAATATCCGCTGAAAAGCAAAACGACCCTCTTGCAGGGGATTACGATCGCAGGGGGATTCAAGGAGACGGCGGCAAGAAATCAGATTGTCATTTTTCGATTTACCGAAACAGCCCCCGGCATGAAGCGATTTACAGCGAGCTATGACGATATCGTGCTCCGAAGCGGAATCACGGATAATTTTGAACTGAAGCCGGGTGATACGCTTGTCGTTCCGAGTGAGTCGATGGTGGTCTTCCCGGGTCGATAG
- a CDS encoding hypothetical protein (conserved protein of unknown function) — MTVDNYAIFTRVPSRSMVGTFLVGLLLGSLIAQAGCLGPVTSREYKASDVPTEFLLGSEDQIEINVWKNPDLSRVTLIRPDGYVSMPIIGDVQAAGLTAEALAAQITERLKGYIQNPSVSVNVKELNSYAVFVLGEVAKPGKYQLKSYVTVLQAISMAGGFTNYASKNRLQVVRVIESPGHKRQEIHIPLRYDDLVSGRGEPGNIVLASGDTVVVP, encoded by the coding sequence ATGACGGTGGACAACTACGCGATTTTTACAAGAGTGCCGAGTCGATCGATGGTGGGAACATTTTTGGTAGGGCTCTTGCTGGGCTCTCTGATCGCCCAAGCCGGCTGCCTTGGACCTGTGACATCGCGAGAATATAAGGCGTCCGATGTTCCGACCGAATTCCTTCTTGGCTCCGAAGATCAGATAGAAATCAATGTGTGGAAGAATCCTGATTTGTCCAGGGTGACGTTGATTCGACCGGACGGCTATGTCTCCATGCCCATCATCGGAGACGTTCAAGCCGCAGGGCTGACGGCCGAGGCCCTTGCCGCCCAAATTACTGAGCGGCTCAAAGGATATATACAGAATCCTTCGGTATCAGTGAATGTGAAAGAACTCAACAGTTATGCCGTGTTTGTGTTGGGCGAGGTCGCAAAGCCAGGAAAATATCAGCTCAAGTCCTACGTGACGGTACTCCAAGCGATTTCCATGGCCGGAGGCTTTACAAACTATGCGAGCAAGAATAGGCTGCAAGTTGTGCGAGTGATCGAAAGCCCCGGTCACAAACGCCAAGAGATTCACATTCCGCTACGTTATGACGATCTTGTCAGCGGCCGTGGTGAGCCAGGGAACATTGTATTGGCCTCGGGCGATACGGTTGTCGTGCCGTGA